Proteins found in one Oribacterium sp. oral taxon 102 genomic segment:
- a CDS encoding selenium metabolism-associated LysR family transcriptional regulator, with translation MQFKQLEAFAKVTELRSFSRAAEELYLTQPTVSAHVKALEEEIGCQLVSRSTRSLSLTEEGNTLYPYVRRILDLKNTALQKLRQEQRQILRIGASTIPSGYILPRLLKEYRKLHPDIYFNVVQGNSGTIEEMIGDNTLDIGFVGMDSTEKNILSYPFCEDSLLYVAPATEYYRRLFDRSPSLQELLQEPLILREANSGTLHALDSYLLEQHVDMSKLNIIGNVNDLEAIKQMILNQTGVSILSGFSVSDLLARGQLLAYPLHTPHPRRFYIIQKKDKSLSPTEESFLGFSRSFYTL, from the coding sequence ATGCAATTCAAGCAATTAGAGGCCTTTGCGAAGGTCACAGAGCTTAGAAGCTTTTCCCGCGCCGCCGAAGAGCTCTATCTCACACAGCCCACCGTCAGTGCGCATGTCAAGGCGCTGGAGGAGGAGATCGGCTGTCAGCTCGTCTCCCGCAGCACCAGAAGCCTGTCCCTCACCGAGGAGGGAAATACCCTCTATCCCTATGTCCGCAGAATCCTAGACCTGAAAAATACGGCGCTTCAGAAGCTCCGGCAGGAGCAGCGGCAGATCCTCCGCATCGGCGCATCCACCATTCCCTCCGGCTACATCCTCCCCCGTCTCCTGAAGGAATACCGGAAGCTGCATCCCGATATCTACTTTAATGTAGTGCAAGGGAACAGCGGAACGATCGAAGAAATGATCGGCGACAACACGCTGGATATTGGCTTCGTCGGAATGGACAGTACAGAAAAGAACATCCTCTCTTATCCGTTCTGCGAAGACAGCCTTCTCTATGTCGCTCCCGCCACAGAATATTACCGGAGGCTCTTCGACCGCAGCCCTTCCCTGCAGGAGCTCCTGCAAGAGCCCCTGATCCTCCGCGAGGCGAACTCCGGCACTCTCCACGCCCTCGACAGCTACCTTCTCGAGCAGCATGTCGATATGAGCAAGCTGAACATCATCGGGAACGTCAACGACCTGGAAGCGATCAAGCAGATGATCCTGAATCAGACCGGTGTCTCCATCCTCTCCGGCTTCTCCGTCTCCGATCTGCTGGCGCGGGGGCAGCTCCTCGCCTACCCGCTGCACACGCCGCACCCGCGGCGCTTCTACATCATTCAAAAAAAGGATAAAAGCCTCTCCCCGACAGAGGAAAGCTTCCTCGGATTCTCCCGGAGCTTCTATACGCTATAG